A region from the Spirochaeta thermophila DSM 6192 genome encodes:
- a CDS encoding 30S ribosomal protein S1, whose amino-acid sequence MIIAIDGPAGVGKSTVARCIAERLHLPHVNSGDLYRAVTYLAIMAQYLSPLREEAIILLARDLTCRIVEGVLDIDGIPSLSELHTDQVDRWVAQVSSLPEVRNHVTEKLRTLVRESGGVVEGRDIGTVVFPDTPYKFFLDATPEERARRRFLQGTSSLPYEELVKEIRRRDEIDRNKPLGALKQAPGAVYIDTSDLTSEAVCEKVIQIIRQISENRSRTDMMNHQNSTLDPQMNTSPDPSVPEQEELQEIYLKTLEEVEEGSLVEGTVIEINKDYVYLDVGYKSEGQVPISDFDTLPKVGDTVPVVILRKETADGHILVSKKKADQRLFWKTLKDAFQEKKPIEGKIVREIKGGFEVDLGHGFSGFLPRSQTDIERVEDVSPYIGLETRFLIERLFSNRKVNIVLSRRRWLEEERERKRTEFFETRKEGDIVEGVVKSFAPFGAFIDLGGFDGLLHLQDMSWGRAVRPKDYVKKGEKVRVKIIKMDREQQKVNLSLKALKEDPWTHFEERYHRGDVVEGVVTKLMPFGAFVEIEEGIEGLVHISEMSWVKTIEHPKEVLKRGAKIQAKILDYDIQERRLSLGIRQLQENPWETLHERYPVGMRLTRPITQVFPHGAVVELEEGIEAFLPAENISWTERVEDVTTLFQPGQEIEFCITRIDKRRRRIQIGIKQLSEDPWKALAKAFPEGSEIETKVLRKEPQGIVVEVQGGIEGFIPNRQLCDPAVESPETVRDRLKEGDTIRALVLELKPSKRRLILSIREKEKKEQERELSKYLHEGEGETTFSIADLLSSGQEDESE is encoded by the coding sequence ATGATCATAGCCATTGACGGACCAGCCGGGGTGGGCAAGAGCACGGTAGCGAGATGCATCGCAGAGCGGCTCCACCTCCCCCATGTCAACTCGGGAGATCTCTACCGGGCGGTCACGTACCTTGCCATCATGGCACAATACCTCTCTCCTCTTCGGGAAGAAGCCATCATTCTCCTGGCTCGAGACCTCACCTGCAGGATCGTCGAGGGCGTTCTCGACATCGACGGCATTCCCTCCCTTTCGGAGCTCCATACGGATCAGGTGGACAGGTGGGTGGCTCAGGTCTCTTCACTCCCCGAGGTGAGGAACCACGTCACGGAAAAGTTGAGAACCCTGGTACGAGAATCAGGCGGAGTCGTGGAAGGACGGGATATCGGCACAGTGGTCTTTCCCGATACACCCTACAAGTTCTTCCTTGACGCCACGCCGGAGGAGAGGGCACGAAGACGCTTCCTCCAGGGGACATCCTCGCTCCCCTATGAGGAGCTTGTGAAGGAGATCCGGAGAAGAGACGAGATCGACAGGAACAAACCACTGGGAGCCCTCAAGCAAGCGCCCGGTGCGGTCTATATTGACACCTCCGACTTGACCAGCGAGGCGGTTTGTGAGAAAGTTATACAGATCATTCGGCAGATATCGGAGAACAGGAGTAGGACTGACATGATGAACCATCAGAACTCAACGCTGGACCCCCAGATGAATACCTCCCCCGACCCATCCGTGCCAGAACAGGAGGAACTGCAGGAAATATATCTCAAGACCCTGGAAGAGGTGGAAGAGGGGTCTCTCGTAGAAGGCACAGTGATCGAGATCAACAAAGATTATGTATACCTCGACGTAGGCTATAAATCCGAAGGCCAGGTTCCCATAAGCGATTTCGATACCCTTCCGAAAGTAGGGGATACCGTCCCCGTGGTCATCCTCCGCAAGGAGACGGCCGACGGTCACATTCTCGTGTCCAAGAAAAAGGCGGATCAGCGGCTCTTCTGGAAGACATTGAAAGACGCCTTCCAGGAAAAGAAGCCTATCGAAGGGAAGATAGTACGGGAGATAAAAGGCGGCTTTGAAGTGGACCTGGGACACGGGTTCTCTGGTTTTCTTCCCAGGTCGCAGACCGACATCGAGCGTGTGGAGGACGTGAGCCCCTACATCGGGCTGGAAACCCGCTTTCTCATAGAACGTCTCTTCTCCAACAGAAAGGTGAACATCGTCCTTTCGAGAAGGAGGTGGCTCGAGGAGGAACGGGAAAGGAAGCGGACCGAGTTCTTCGAAACGAGAAAGGAAGGCGACATCGTAGAAGGAGTCGTGAAATCCTTCGCACCCTTTGGAGCCTTCATAGATCTGGGAGGATTCGACGGGCTCCTCCATCTTCAGGACATGAGCTGGGGACGGGCCGTACGACCCAAGGATTACGTGAAAAAGGGTGAAAAGGTCAGGGTGAAGATAATCAAGATGGACAGGGAGCAGCAGAAGGTGAATCTCTCCCTCAAGGCACTCAAAGAAGATCCATGGACCCACTTTGAAGAACGTTACCACAGGGGAGATGTGGTAGAGGGGGTGGTGACCAAACTCATGCCCTTCGGGGCCTTCGTGGAGATAGAAGAAGGCATCGAGGGTCTCGTCCATATCTCCGAGATGTCATGGGTGAAGACCATCGAGCATCCCAAAGAAGTTCTCAAACGGGGAGCGAAGATCCAGGCCAAGATCCTCGACTATGACATCCAAGAACGACGACTTTCGCTGGGTATTCGTCAGCTCCAGGAAAACCCGTGGGAGACCCTCCACGAACGCTATCCTGTGGGGATGAGGCTGACCCGTCCTATCACGCAGGTCTTCCCGCACGGGGCGGTGGTTGAACTCGAAGAGGGAATCGAGGCCTTTCTTCCTGCAGAGAACATCTCCTGGACCGAAAGGGTGGAGGATGTCACAACCCTCTTCCAGCCGGGACAGGAGATCGAATTCTGTATCACCCGTATCGACAAGAGGAGACGCAGGATCCAGATCGGAATAAAACAACTCTCCGAAGATCCATGGAAAGCCCTTGCCAAGGCCTTCCCCGAAGGAAGCGAGATCGAGACCAAGGTCCTCAGGAAGGAACCTCAGGGAATCGTCGTGGAGGTTCAGGGGGGAATAGAGGGCTTCATTCCCAATCGTCAGCTGTGCGATCCGGCTGTGGAGAGTCCCGAGACCGTCCGTGACCGACTCAAGGAGGGCGACACCATACGGGCGCTCGTACTCGAGCTCAAACCCTCGAAGAGGCGGCTCATCCTCTCCATCCGGGAGAAAGAGAAGAAAGAGCAGGAACGCGAATTGAGCAAGTACCTCCATGAAGGAGAAGGGGAGACCACCTTCAGCATAGCAGACCTCCTCTCTTCAGGCCAGGAGGACGAGTCGGAATGA
- the folK gene encoding 2-amino-4-hydroxy-6-hydroxymethyldihydropteridine diphosphokinase, whose amino-acid sequence MATTYIAVGSNRGDSLGIVGRLLSALRKRDPELRCASLYRSEPMYLRDQPDFLNTVIEFHTDLHPEALLRFLQELETNAGRNRAEEPRYGPRPLDLDILLYDDLLLTTPSLQIPHPRMQERLFVLVPLLELAPDLVDPRDGVPFRVKQEQAALHHPLHLEKIAPLV is encoded by the coding sequence ATGGCGACGACGTATATCGCTGTGGGTTCGAACAGGGGAGATTCCCTCGGTATAGTGGGACGCCTCCTTTCTGCCCTCAGGAAGAGGGACCCGGAGCTGAGGTGTGCTTCGCTCTACAGATCGGAACCCATGTACCTGAGGGACCAACCTGACTTCCTCAACACAGTGATTGAGTTCCATACCGACCTTCACCCCGAAGCCCTCCTGAGGTTTCTCCAGGAGCTCGAAACCAACGCGGGCAGGAACAGGGCCGAAGAACCACGTTACGGCCCGAGACCGCTCGATCTCGACATACTCCTCTACGACGATCTGCTGCTCACCACCCCTTCCCTCCAGATCCCCCATCCCAGGATGCAGGAACGACTCTTCGTGCTCGTGCCTCTCCTGGAACTCGCCCCTGACCTCGTGGACCCCCGGGACGGAGTCCCGTTCCGGGTGAAACAGGAGCAGGCCGCTCTCCACCATCCTCTTCACCTTGAAAAAATAGCGCCACTGGTATAG
- a CDS encoding tetratricopeptide repeat protein yields MKESDLRMAQKLFARRRYGDVIRLLEPLIFEYRESFTFYALLGLSCLHVGDYGGAETFLLRAHHLRPERPEIIHGLALIYLKRGDSSLAIQRWLEILEDHPHYAPARHALDMVRTCRTDDDLEDLITSPRFRKLFPRMRFQRRRLAPVLFLTSFAGILLIGGLIVFTIHGREREDALSPETRQILREIEAYNGALFSQEGEFRYVLTSREAQELLHEIQEALVAFDDNRARISINKILLSNVAPEVKKKVEGLIPHLHPPEFGTLKTRVGFAEVMKDPPLYAGVGIQWKGRISNLEVGPDAITFDFLVGYHTRRILEGIVPVEVPFPVTIDPERAYEIVGEITIDEHSPIGFLVRCHSLRWLED; encoded by the coding sequence ATGAAGGAATCAGATCTCCGTATGGCCCAGAAATTGTTCGCACGACGTCGTTACGGAGATGTCATACGCCTGCTCGAACCGTTGATCTTCGAGTACAGGGAAAGTTTCACGTTCTATGCCCTCCTCGGCCTCTCTTGCCTGCATGTCGGGGACTACGGGGGAGCGGAGACCTTTCTCCTCAGAGCCCATCACCTTCGGCCGGAACGCCCCGAGATCATCCACGGCCTTGCCCTCATCTACCTGAAACGGGGGGACTCCTCGTTGGCCATCCAACGATGGCTGGAAATACTCGAGGACCATCCGCACTATGCTCCTGCCAGACACGCCCTCGACATGGTACGTACGTGTAGAACCGACGATGATCTGGAAGACCTCATCACCTCTCCCCGATTCAGGAAGCTCTTCCCCAGGATGCGCTTCCAACGGCGTCGACTCGCTCCCGTGCTCTTCCTCACGTCCTTCGCAGGGATCCTCCTCATCGGAGGTCTCATCGTGTTCACCATACACGGGAGGGAGAGAGAGGACGCACTCTCGCCCGAAACCCGGCAAATCCTCCGCGAAATCGAGGCATACAATGGGGCTCTCTTCTCCCAAGAAGGGGAGTTCCGATACGTACTGACCAGCCGGGAGGCGCAGGAACTTCTCCACGAGATCCAGGAGGCCCTCGTGGCCTTCGACGACAATCGAGCCCGTATCTCTATAAACAAGATCCTTCTCTCGAACGTAGCTCCGGAAGTAAAAAAGAAAGTGGAAGGGCTCATCCCCCATCTCCACCCCCCCGAATTCGGCACATTGAAAACTCGCGTGGGATTCGCTGAAGTGATGAAAGATCCTCCTCTCTATGCGGGAGTGGGAATCCAATGGAAAGGAAGAATCTCCAACCTCGAGGTCGGACCCGATGCGATCACCTTCGACTTCCTGGTGGGTTACCACACGAGGCGGATTCTGGAGGGGATCGTCCCCGTAGAGGTTCCTTTTCCCGTGACGATCGATCCCGAACGGGCGTATGAGATCGTGGGAGAGATCACGATCGACGAACATTCGCCGATAGGCTTCCTGGTTCGATGCCACTCTCTCCGATGGTTGGAGGACTGA
- the scpB gene encoding SMC-Scp complex subunit ScpB, translating into MKLSPSAALCEAVLLLESEPISMAQIAETTGLSSEEVEQSLQELKQVYETNGHGIDLYISSDEVFLSPHKRFWSALRPRYGKKHRSRLSRAALETLAIIAYRQPITRAEIEAIRGVSSDAMIRMLLSRELIKEVGRKDLPGRPAMYGTTPEFLRMFGLKSIADLPKLQEEEAERFELK; encoded by the coding sequence ATGAAACTCTCACCCAGCGCCGCTCTGTGCGAGGCAGTCCTTCTGCTCGAGTCGGAACCGATCTCGATGGCCCAGATCGCGGAGACCACCGGACTCTCCTCGGAAGAGGTGGAACAGTCTCTTCAAGAGCTCAAACAGGTCTATGAGACAAACGGACATGGGATCGACCTCTACATCTCCTCCGATGAGGTGTTTCTCTCACCCCACAAGCGCTTCTGGAGCGCGCTTCGCCCTCGATACGGGAAGAAACACCGCTCGAGGTTGAGCCGTGCGGCCCTGGAAACCCTGGCAATCATCGCCTACAGACAACCTATCACCCGGGCGGAAATCGAGGCCATAAGGGGGGTATCCTCCGACGCCATGATCAGGATGCTCCTCTCCCGAGAATTGATAAAGGAAGTGGGCCGTAAAGACCTCCCGGGAAGACCTGCCATGTACGGTACCACCCCAGAATTCCTTCGCATGTTCGGACTCAAGAGCATCGCCGATCTCCCGAAACTCCAGGAAGAAGAGGCGGAACGATTTGAACTCAAATAG
- a CDS encoding segregation and condensation protein A codes for METTTFRLQDFEGPLDLLLFLIKRAEINIYDIPIAEITEQYLEFLRYAERVELDNLTDFYLMAATLLYMKSQMLLPQEHDEVDEDWEDPRKDLVEQLIEYQKYKKLSELMEKRWEEAENSPLSWFERRNGQPRLPFDEEPVLEEMDPWNLFKVFSHLMSKLSAGRLIDLSEDVTTSEKQALLLELLSQKDEFPFTDLITRPHSLLDLICAFLSVLESSRLKLIRVFQNRLFGDIIIRKREEGT; via the coding sequence ATGGAGACGACGACGTTCAGACTACAGGACTTCGAAGGCCCTCTCGACCTCCTTCTTTTCTTGATAAAGCGGGCCGAGATAAACATATACGACATACCTATCGCGGAGATCACAGAGCAGTACCTCGAATTCCTCAGATACGCCGAACGGGTGGAACTCGACAATCTCACCGATTTCTATCTCATGGCCGCCACCCTGCTCTATATGAAATCACAGATGCTTCTCCCGCAAGAGCACGACGAGGTCGATGAGGACTGGGAAGATCCCAGAAAGGACCTCGTGGAACAGTTGATAGAATATCAGAAATACAAGAAACTCTCGGAACTCATGGAAAAAAGGTGGGAAGAGGCAGAAAACTCTCCCCTCTCGTGGTTCGAGCGTAGAAACGGGCAACCCCGTCTACCTTTCGATGAGGAACCGGTCTTGGAGGAAATGGATCCGTGGAACCTCTTCAAGGTCTTCTCCCACCTCATGAGCAAACTCTCGGCCGGAAGACTCATAGACCTCTCCGAGGATGTGACCACCTCGGAGAAACAGGCACTCCTCCTTGAACTCCTCTCCCAAAAGGACGAGTTCCCGTTCACCGACCTGATCACCCGTCCCCACTCGCTCCTCGATCTCATCTGTGCTTTCCTTTCAGTACTCGAGAGCAGTCGCCTGAAATTGATTCGCGTCTTCCAGAACCGTCTCTTCGGGGATATCATCATCAGGAAGAGAGAGGAGGGCACATGA
- a CDS encoding pseudouridine synthase, protein MNSNSGQRHPGSSSQLRLHVFLARCGEGSRRACEELIKKGRVRVNGRVITNPAHRVDPQEDRVTLDGRDVHLVGKFLYLAFHKPPGYLCTRSDPQGRPLVYDLIDPVLPYKVFSIGRLDFLSSGLLLLTNDGEFADIVMHPKHRVEKEYLVETKRPIPRALLESYLKGIRIEGERYVLKAYKSKSPHKVHLILEEGKNREIRKVFYSSHIPIVRIHRIRIGPVRLGRLRPGHFRNLTKEEIRLLREGRGHDDHSH, encoded by the coding sequence TTGAACTCAAATAGTGGACAGAGACATCCCGGCTCATCCTCGCAACTGCGGCTCCACGTCTTCCTCGCACGGTGCGGTGAAGGCTCTCGGCGGGCATGCGAGGAACTCATCAAGAAGGGACGGGTGAGAGTGAACGGCAGGGTGATAACCAATCCCGCCCATCGCGTGGACCCGCAGGAAGACCGCGTGACCCTGGACGGGAGGGATGTCCACCTCGTCGGAAAGTTCCTCTATCTTGCATTTCACAAACCCCCGGGATATCTCTGTACCCGTTCCGATCCGCAGGGGAGGCCGCTCGTCTATGACCTCATAGATCCCGTCCTGCCGTATAAGGTATTCTCCATCGGACGGCTCGACTTCCTCTCTTCCGGTCTCCTGCTTCTCACAAACGACGGTGAGTTTGCGGATATCGTGATGCATCCCAAACACCGGGTCGAGAAAGAATATCTCGTGGAAACCAAACGACCCATCCCCAGAGCACTCCTCGAATCCTACCTGAAGGGAATACGGATCGAAGGGGAACGATATGTGCTCAAAGCCTATAAATCGAAAAGCCCCCACAAGGTCCATCTCATTCTCGAAGAAGGAAAAAACAGGGAGATAAGGAAGGTCTTCTATTCCTCTCATATCCCCATTGTGAGGATACACCGCATCAGGATAGGGCCTGTCCGGTTGGGTCGGCTCAGGCCCGGGCACTTCCGGAATCTCACCAAGGAGGAAATCAGACTTCTACGGGAAGGGAGAGGACATGATGATCATAGCCATTGA
- a CDS encoding tetratricopeptide repeat protein, with protein sequence MRSRVTAVIVLVMYILSSPLGAQENGDEALLRHAFVLVKAGEYIQAKEVFSRLLSSADSPVYLEALFWYGKICLTLGEYDEARESLEAFLLRGGSHPLYEEALYQKGRLLYLEGDYQSCISHFNAFLASYPTSQFVPNALYWSAESLFSLGHFTEARPLYEHIVENYRSSPKAEAARYRMELIEYAMREEELLRLLKWSHEEYLKLAEELNQKERSYKEALSIYQQKLNQVPSLEEVEALKARIKELEAELSRLRQQTNESSR encoded by the coding sequence ATGAGATCCAGAGTCACCGCCGTCATCGTGCTCGTGATGTATATTCTCTCTTCCCCTCTCGGCGCCCAAGAAAACGGAGACGAAGCCCTGCTGCGACATGCGTTCGTCCTGGTGAAGGCCGGGGAGTACATCCAGGCGAAGGAGGTGTTCAGCCGGCTCCTCTCTTCAGCCGATTCTCCCGTCTACCTGGAGGCGCTCTTCTGGTACGGGAAGATCTGTCTCACCCTGGGGGAATATGACGAGGCACGGGAATCCCTCGAGGCCTTCCTGCTGAGAGGGGGGTCCCACCCCCTCTACGAGGAAGCCCTCTATCAGAAGGGAAGGCTCCTCTACCTCGAGGGTGACTACCAATCCTGTATCTCCCACTTCAACGCTTTCCTCGCCTCGTATCCTACATCCCAATTCGTTCCCAACGCCCTCTACTGGTCCGCGGAATCACTCTTCTCACTCGGCCACTTCACCGAAGCGAGACCGCTCTACGAGCATATCGTGGAGAACTACCGGTCTTCACCAAAGGCAGAGGCGGCACGTTACAGGATGGAACTCATCGAGTATGCGATGAGAGAGGAGGAACTGCTCCGACTCCTCAAATGGAGTCATGAAGAATATTTGAAACTCGCTGAAGAACTCAACCAGAAAGAACGATCCTACAAGGAAGCACTCTCCATCTACCAGCAAAAACTCAATCAGGTCCCTTCCCTCGAAGAGGTCGAGGCTCTCAAAGCCAGAATCAAGGAACTCGAGGCAGAGCTCTCACGCCTGAGACAACAGACGAACGAGTCCTCACGGTAA
- the dtd gene encoding D-aminoacyl-tRNA deacylase codes for MRAVVQRVHRGVIEVEGRVVASIETGIAVFLGVAIGDTEEDVAYLATKVAHLRIFEDHEGKMNRSVIEEGRNILVIPQFTLLGDVRKGRRPSYNAAAPPAEAEPLFTRFCETIETFGLRTARGVFGTHMEVSLVVDGPVTILLDSKKAF; via the coding sequence GTGCGAGCCGTGGTCCAGCGAGTCCATCGAGGTGTCATTGAGGTCGAGGGAAGGGTAGTGGCATCGATCGAAACAGGGATCGCAGTCTTCTTGGGAGTAGCCATCGGTGACACGGAGGAAGACGTGGCCTATCTTGCGACAAAAGTGGCCCACTTGAGGATATTCGAGGACCACGAGGGAAAGATGAACCGCTCGGTCATCGAAGAGGGGAGGAACATCCTCGTGATTCCACAGTTCACCCTGCTCGGAGACGTGCGGAAAGGGAGACGCCCCTCCTACAATGCGGCGGCTCCACCGGCCGAAGCCGAGCCCCTTTTCACGCGATTCTGTGAAACGATCGAGACATTCGGCCTCAGGACGGCCCGCGGCGTATTCGGCACTCATATGGAAGTCTCGCTGGTGGTGGACGGGCCTGTCACCATTCTCCTCGACTCGAAGAAGGCGTTCTGA
- a CDS encoding tetratricopeptide repeat protein, which yields MFKKGVCEKSLGDYEPARQTLERVVREFPRRSFFLSQLADTYALMGEVHLAKVFFREAFFHNPAEIELAFLESEMINRLISRVKELGYEPPLLQEWLPVYGVLYGVFTVKRELKSLEYGKLRQSIYALEGELTDEHADRRTIIPRLLNRYFWLMDHYRINNEEPLKIQDTLYKIRLLDEKIYELYIH from the coding sequence ATGTTCAAAAAGGGGGTTTGCGAGAAGTCTCTCGGCGATTATGAACCAGCCCGGCAGACCCTTGAGCGGGTTGTGAGAGAGTTCCCTCGGCGATCCTTTTTTCTCTCGCAACTCGCGGACACGTATGCCCTGATGGGAGAGGTGCACCTCGCGAAGGTATTCTTCCGCGAGGCCTTCTTTCACAACCCCGCCGAGATCGAGCTCGCCTTCCTGGAATCCGAGATGATCAACAGACTGATTTCTCGGGTGAAGGAGCTCGGGTACGAGCCTCCCCTCCTTCAGGAGTGGCTTCCTGTGTATGGTGTACTCTATGGAGTCTTCACGGTGAAGCGGGAACTCAAATCGCTCGAATATGGGAAACTCCGGCAATCCATCTATGCCTTGGAAGGAGAACTCACGGACGAACACGCGGACAGAAGAACGATCATCCCCCGCCTGCTCAACAGGTATTTCTGGCTCATGGACCATTACAGGATCAACAATGAAGAACCTCTCAAGATCCAGGATACGCTCTACAAGATACGACTTCTGGATGAGAAGATCTATGAACTTTATATCCATTGA
- the recA gene encoding recombinase RecA, with amino-acid sequence MAKNNSSPNVREEKLKALEAAQLQIEKQFGKGALMRLGSRSHVEGLDVIPSGSILLDYALGVGGYPKGRIIEIYGPESSGKTTIALHAIAEAQKRGGIAAFVDAEHALDPTYAKNLGVNIDELWVSQPSSGEEALEITESLVRSGAIDIIVVDSVAALTPQAEIDGDMGDAHVGLQARLMSQALRKLTGAVAKSGTCLIFINQIRMKIGVMFGNPETTTGGNALKFYATIRLDVRRTETISEGADNAVGTKVRVRVVKNKVAPPFKKVELEMEFGKGVSSIASLLDAAVEHGLIQKSGSWYSIGDERIGQGRETIKQYLVEHPEEASRIEEELRKKLFPHLYTNKTPLPEEGKDGVQKKNGNGQKKPKSQEEILF; translated from the coding sequence ATGGCAAAAAACAATTCCTCACCCAACGTACGAGAAGAAAAACTGAAGGCACTCGAGGCCGCGCAACTCCAGATCGAAAAGCAGTTCGGCAAGGGAGCACTCATGCGCCTGGGCTCCCGCAGCCATGTCGAAGGCCTCGATGTCATCCCTTCGGGATCCATTCTCCTCGACTATGCCTTGGGCGTGGGTGGATATCCCAAGGGGAGGATCATCGAGATCTACGGTCCCGAGTCCTCGGGAAAGACCACCATCGCCCTTCACGCGATCGCCGAAGCCCAGAAGCGGGGAGGAATCGCCGCCTTTGTCGATGCAGAACACGCGCTCGATCCCACGTATGCAAAGAACCTGGGTGTGAACATCGATGAACTGTGGGTCTCTCAACCCTCTTCCGGTGAGGAAGCCCTCGAAATCACGGAATCCCTCGTGCGTTCGGGAGCAATCGACATCATCGTGGTGGACTCTGTGGCCGCTCTCACCCCGCAAGCCGAGATCGATGGTGACATGGGAGACGCCCATGTGGGGCTCCAGGCCCGGCTCATGAGCCAGGCACTTCGTAAACTCACGGGAGCCGTCGCCAAATCGGGCACCTGTCTCATCTTCATCAATCAGATACGGATGAAAATCGGGGTGATGTTCGGTAATCCGGAGACCACCACCGGAGGGAACGCCCTGAAGTTCTATGCCACGATCCGACTCGATGTCAGGAGAACCGAGACCATCAGCGAGGGGGCGGACAACGCAGTGGGAACCAAGGTGCGTGTCCGGGTGGTGAAAAACAAGGTGGCCCCTCCGTTCAAGAAGGTGGAACTGGAAATGGAGTTCGGGAAAGGGGTCTCCAGTATCGCGAGCCTGCTGGACGCCGCAGTGGAACACGGGCTCATCCAGAAGAGCGGGAGCTGGTACTCGATCGGAGACGAACGGATAGGGCAGGGGAGGGAGACGATAAAGCAATATCTCGTGGAACACCCAGAGGAAGCCTCGCGCATCGAGGAGGAGCTCAGAAAGAAGCTTTTCCCACATCTCTACACGAACAAGACACCTCTTCCCGAAGAGGGGAAAGACGGTGTTCAGAAGAAGAACGGGAATGGGCAAAAAAAACCGAAGTCCCAGGAAGAGATACTCTTCTAG
- a CDS encoding sigma 54-interacting transcriptional regulator, with product MIFSSEIIDKRKLEKLLEINLRINSRYQDVHTLLEEILSSAMELTEGEAASLLVLNREMNRLYFEIALGPKGPEVKRFSLKPGEGIAGWVAKHNRSLIVNSVEDDPRHFPEIDRETGYRTRSILAVPMRVKEECVGVIEVLNKKGDKGFTQEDLEWLEVFANQAGIAFQNARYLQRVHNEIEHLQIQITTAQGFHPLIAESQLIKEKLQLVDKIAQTDSPVLIQGESGVGKELFAEQIHLRSKRKDGPFVRVNCAALPESLLESELFGHVRGAFTDAVQDRKGRFELAHGGTIFLDEIGELPLTLQAKFLRVLQYKTFERLGSSEPIQVDVRIIAATNRNLEKAVAEGSFRQDLYYRLNVIPLYIPSLRERVEDIPVLAEFFLKKYTREMNKPIKGFTPEAFEVLLGYTWPGNVRELENVVERAVVISQEEYITPEDLMISRPSEYSELYQQKGLKEAVTIFKRNFIQNALRMNRGNQTLTAKKLGIQRTYLAKLIKEYDIKI from the coding sequence ATGATCTTTTCCTCGGAGATCATCGACAAGAGGAAATTGGAAAAGCTTCTCGAGATCAACCTGAGGATCAACTCGAGGTATCAGGACGTACATACCCTTCTGGAGGAGATCCTCTCCTCGGCAATGGAGCTCACGGAAGGGGAGGCCGCCTCGCTCCTCGTGTTGAATCGAGAGATGAATCGCCTCTATTTCGAAATCGCCCTCGGTCCCAAAGGACCGGAGGTGAAACGCTTCTCCCTCAAGCCCGGAGAAGGTATCGCCGGATGGGTGGCGAAACACAATCGTTCACTCATCGTCAACAGCGTGGAAGACGATCCCCGACATTTCCCTGAAATCGATCGTGAGACGGGTTACAGGACGCGCTCGATTCTCGCCGTACCCATGAGGGTCAAGGAAGAGTGCGTGGGGGTCATAGAGGTTCTCAACAAGAAGGGCGACAAAGGATTCACCCAGGAAGATCTCGAGTGGCTCGAAGTCTTCGCGAATCAGGCCGGAATCGCCTTTCAGAACGCGCGCTATCTCCAACGGGTCCACAATGAGATAGAGCACCTCCAGATCCAGATCACCACCGCACAAGGTTTCCACCCTCTCATCGCGGAGAGTCAACTCATCAAGGAAAAACTCCAGCTCGTGGACAAGATAGCCCAGACCGACTCTCCGGTACTCATCCAAGGGGAGAGCGGAGTCGGGAAAGAACTCTTCGCCGAACAGATCCATCTGAGGAGCAAACGCAAAGACGGACCGTTCGTGCGAGTCAATTGCGCGGCACTTCCGGAGAGTCTTCTGGAGAGCGAGCTCTTCGGACATGTGAGGGGGGCCTTCACCGACGCCGTCCAGGATCGCAAAGGCAGATTTGAACTCGCCCATGGAGGCACGATATTCCTCGATGAGATCGGGGAGCTTCCCCTCACACTCCAGGCGAAGTTTCTCAGGGTCCTCCAGTACAAGACCTTCGAGAGACTGGGGTCGAGCGAGCCCATCCAGGTCGACGTGAGAATCATAGCCGCTACCAATCGAAACCTGGAGAAGGCGGTGGCGGAAGGATCATTCAGACAGGACCTCTACTACAGACTCAATGTCATTCCTCTCTATATTCCCTCCCTCAGAGAACGGGTGGAAGATATACCTGTCCTGGCCGAATTCTTCCTGAAGAAATATACCAGAGAGATGAACAAACCCATAAAGGGTTTCACCCCTGAAGCCTTCGAAGTCCTCCTCGGATATACATGGCCAGGCAATGTGAGAGAGCTCGAAAATGTCGTGGAACGTGCGGTGGTGATATCCCAGGAAGAGTACATCACCCCCGAGGATCTCATGATCTCCCGACCGTCCGAGTACTCTGAGCTCTATCAGCAAAAAGGCCTGAAAGAAGCCGTAACCATCTTCAAACGGAACTTCATCCAGAACGCGCTTCGTATGAACAGGGGGAACCAGACCCTCACCGCAAAAAAACTGGGGATCCAAAGAACCTATCTTGCGAAACTCATCAAAGAGTATGATATCAAAATCTAA